In Blautia sp. SC05B48, a single genomic region encodes these proteins:
- a CDS encoding sugar phosphate isomerase/epimerase family protein, producing the protein MKIAFDVDVLAKQMDINRMVHQVADWGYKYIEQSPHPRINPFYKHPLFSKECEQEYRQALKETGVEISSFIVVYRWSGPTEEQRQFAVANWKRMIQIAGDMGVKVINTELSGDPNQQEICNGMWFKSMEELLPLIEREGIRVEIQSHPYDFCELNNETCDMVKSFRSPNLGYVYSSPHGFFYDEGKGDVRSMLKYAGDELTHVLFADTFNQTMDCRYILNPPWLNGRGKADVTVHQHLAMGEGDVDFDGIFETLREMDFASKQLKPDAPKAGGDNIACVSMFGFPEKMDKQAPEARERIERELLGK; encoded by the coding sequence ATGAAGATTGCATTTGACGTAGATGTTCTTGCGAAACAGATGGATATCAACCGTATGGTCCATCAGGTGGCAGACTGGGGATATAAATATATTGAACAGTCTCCGCATCCGAGGATCAATCCGTTCTATAAGCATCCGTTGTTTTCAAAAGAATGTGAACAGGAATACAGACAGGCTCTTAAAGAGACTGGTGTTGAGATTTCGTCCTTTATCGTGGTGTATCGCTGGTCTGGTCCGACGGAGGAACAGAGACAGTTTGCAGTTGCAAACTGGAAACGGATGATCCAGATCGCCGGAGATATGGGAGTGAAGGTTATCAATACAGAACTTTCGGGTGATCCGAACCAGCAGGAAATCTGCAATGGAATGTGGTTTAAATCCATGGAGGAATTGCTTCCGCTGATCGAGCGTGAGGGCATCCGCGTGGAAATCCAGTCTCATCCTTATGATTTCTGTGAGTTGAATAATGAGACCTGTGATATGGTGAAATCGTTTCGTTCTCCAAACCTTGGTTATGTGTATTCTTCTCCTCACGGCTTCTTCTACGATGAGGGTAAAGGTGATGTGCGGTCCATGCTGAAATATGCGGGAGATGAACTGACCCATGTACTTTTTGCGGATACCTTTAACCAGACCATGGACTGCAGGTACATTTTAAATCCGCCGTGGCTGAATGGCCGTGGAAAAGCGGATGTGACGGTGCATCAGCATCTTGCAATGGGTGAGGGAGATGTGGATTTTGATGGTATTTTTGAAACATTGAGAGAAATGGATTTTGCCAGCAAGCAGCTGAAACCGGATGCACCGAAAGCCGGCGGCGATAACATTGCCTGCGTTTCCATGTTTGGTTTTCCGGAAAAGATGGATAAGCAGGCACCGGAAGCAAGAGAGAGGATTGAGAGAGAACTGCTGGGGAAATGA